A section of the Heptranchias perlo isolate sHepPer1 chromosome 44, sHepPer1.hap1, whole genome shotgun sequence genome encodes:
- the LOC137306709 gene encoding LOW QUALITY PROTEIN: ephrin-A1-like (The sequence of the model RefSeq protein was modified relative to this genomic sequence to represent the inferred CDS: deleted 1 base in 1 codon), giving the protein MGYNFTSKQGKGPNMSWKITCAVLCWTCALMGQISAERYTLYWNTTNTKLLKDDYTLEVKLNDYLDILCPHYAETVLSHATERYTLYLVTKEDFESCKPKSKDQVRWECRRPHAPHGPERFSEKFQRFTPFSLGKEFKESHYYYYISKAIHHHGEQCLKLRIYVCCRKKPASDSGSHTINPIFQQTSRGGLPDTQRSTAARLPWYRLKASLCC; this is encoded by the exons ATGGGATATAACTTTACAAGTAAACAAGGAAAGGGTCCAAACATGTCTTGGAAAATTACCTGTGCTGTTCTGTGTTGGACGTGTGCATTAATGGGACAGATTTCAGCAGAGAGATATACACTTTACTGGAACACCACTAACACCAA GCTTCTCAAGGACGACTACACCCTCGAGGTGAAGCTCAACGATTACTTGGACATCTTGTGCCCGCATTACGCAGAGACCGTCCTCTCTCACGCCACTGAGCGTTACACCCTGTATTTGGTGACCAAGGAGGACTTCGAGTCGTGCAAACCAAAGTCCAAGGATCAGGTCCGCTGGGAATGCAGGAGGCCGCACGCTCCCCATGGCCCGGAGAGATTCTCGGAG AAGTTCCAGCGTTTCACTCCCTTCAGCCTGGGGAAAGAGTTCAAAGAGAGCCACTATTACTACTACATCT CAAAGGCAATCCACCATCACGGAGAGCAGTGCCTGAAGCTGAGAATTTATGTTTGCTGCAGAAAGA AACCAGCGAGTGATTCAGGATCCCACACAATAAACCCAATCTTCCAGCAG ACCAGCCGGGGAGGACTTCCAGACACCCAGAGAAGCACGGCAGCTCGTCTCCCCTGGTACCGTCTCAAGGCCTCGCTGTGCTGCTGA